In one Colletotrichum destructivum chromosome 2, complete sequence genomic region, the following are encoded:
- a CDS encoding Putative major facilitator, sugar transporter, major facilitator superfamily translates to MALGTDEPLAFVSAMPDSTVDTKYWWRSKNLRVLNLLLVFPMLSIFTQGFDGSMMNGLQSVENWRNYFGEPKGATLGLFNAAYPIGGLCAIPFISIISDTFGRRAGLACGASLCILGATLQAAAQSLPMFVVARGILGCGTVFLGSSGAPLITEIAHPAHRATATALFNTSYSLGAIVAAWTTFGTFRIESTASWRIPSGLQGLPSIIQLLGLYFVPESPRWLASKDRNEEALAFLAKYHAEGNEHDALVQFEYDEIRSALAYERTVDRGSWLQNYLELVRTPGNRKRMFILLWTSCIAQMSGNAFISYYLSPVLTSVGLTSSLEQTLINATQQVLSWISAMYFATLPEKLGRKTLFLGSLTAIFVCLVSITAGSAVFAKNGSNKAAGGAVVAFLYLFSPSYNLGLNGNLVLYITEILPYSLRMRGQACFQFFSTCFTLISTYAVPVGLESMAWKFYIIFIPWVVVEFAVLYFVYPETKGPSLEEIATIFDGVSTSRPGSSGKDGILHVELEKSDPAEQV, encoded by the exons ATGGCGCTCGGCACTGACGAGCCGCTGGCATTCGTTTCGGCCATGCCCGACAGCACGGTTGATACGAAATACTGGTGGAGGTCTAAGAACCTTCGGGTCCTGAACCTCCTACTTGTTTTTCCTATGCTTTCCATCTTCACCCAGGG TTTTGACGGGTCAATGATGAACGGTCTCCAATCTGTTGAGAACTGGCGAAACTATTTCGGAGAACCCAAAGGCGCTACACTTGGGCTTTTCAACGCCGCCTACCCGATTGGCGGGCTCTGCGCCATCCCCTTCATCTCCATCATCAGCGACACCTTTGGCCGCAGGGCTGGTCTTGCATGCGGTGCCTCTCTATGCATCTTGGGCGCCACGCTACAAGCCGCTGCCCAGAGCCTTCCCATGTTTGTCGTGGCTCGTGGCATTCTTGGATGCGGTACTGTGTTTTTGGGTTCCTCTGGAGCACCTTTGATCACAGAAATAGCCCATCCTGCCCACAGAGCCACTGCAACCGCTTTGTTCAATACATCCTACTCTCTTGGGGCCATCGTCGCTGCATGGACTACGTTCGGCACATTTCGCATTGAATCTACAGCGTCATGGCGTATCCCTTCAGGGCTTCAGGGCCTACCGTCAATCATCCAACTTCTCGGTCTTTACTTCGTTCCGGAAAGTCCTCGTTGGCTCGCTTCCAAGGATCGCAACGAGGAGGCTCTGGCGTTCTTGGCCAAGTACCATGCGGAAGGCAACGAGCATGACGCCCTTGTCCAATTCGAATACGATGAGATTCGAAGTGCTCTGGCTTACGAACGCACAGTCGATCGCGGCAGCTGGCTCCAGAACTATTTGGAGCTGGTCCGTACACCTGGAAACCGCAAGCGGATGTTCATCCTTCTTTGGACGTCATGTATTGCTCAGATGTCCGGGAACGCCTTCATCTCATACTACCTATCGCCGGTGCTCACTTCTGTTGGCTTGACCTCTTCTCTCGAGCAAACTCTCATCAACGCTACACAGCAGGTTCTTTCTTGGATTTCTGCCATGTACTTTGCAACCTTGCCTGAGAAACTTGGCCGCAAAACGCTTTTCCTCGGCTCTCTGACTGCCATCTTTGTCTGCTTGGTCAGTATTACGGCTGGCAGTGCTGTTTTCGCTAAAAATGGCTCCAACAAAGCTGCTGGAGGGGCTGTAGTGGCCTTTCTCTatctcttctctccttcttACAACCTCGGTCTCAACGGCAACTTGGTTCTTTATATCACTGAGATTCTCCCATACAGCCTCCGGATGCGCGGCCAAGCTTGTTTCCAGTTCTTCTCGACCTGTTTCACTCTCATCTCGACATACGCTGTTCCGGTTGGCCTAGAGAGCATGGCGTGGAAATTTTACATCATTTTCATTCCCTGGGTTGTAGTTGAGTTCGCGGTGTTATATTTCGTTTACCCCGAGACTAAAGGTCCATCTTTGGAGGAAATTGCAACCATATTCGATGGTGTGAGCACCAGTCGCCCGGGGAGCTCTGGGAAAGATGGGATTCTGCATGTGGAGCTTGAAAAGTCCGACCCGGCGGAACAGGTCTAG
- a CDS encoding Putative six-bladed beta-propeller, TolB, with amino-acid sequence MGSQIQQRLFILDTDLSNPNRETRRGRIVSCLTDGSDLQTVIDNIKSLPDGITIDHATGHMYWTNMGSSLKSDSGSIERANFDGSDRQTIVPAGTVGVFTPKQITLAKISRKLYWCDREGMKVMRANLDGSDVEVLVSTGKTEDDRMDQKRWCVGIAVDEQRGFFYWSQKGPSKGNQGRIFRAPIHTPQEEREKLTEVVFENLPEPIDLEMDEERGELYWTDRGDPPSGNSLNRAAVYVGGQHHILAIRLHETIGLSLDTKAGAAYVTDLSGGVYSIDVQTRKKSVLFTELGDITGIALV; translated from the coding sequence ATGGGTTCTCAAATTCAACAACGTCTTTTCATACTCGATACGGATTTGTCAAATCCAAACCGCGAGACCCGCCGGGGACGAATCGTGTCATGCTTGACCGACGGAAGCGACCTTCAGACAGTAATCGATAACATCAAGTCTCTACCAGACGGTATCACTATAGACCATGCGACTGGTCATATGTACTGGACCAACATGGGGTCTAGCCTCAAATCAGACAGCGGTTCAATCGAGCGTGCCAACTTCGATGGCTCGGACCGGCAGACGATTGTACCAGCAGGCACTGTCGGCGTTTTCACGCCCAAGCAAATAACTCTCGCCAAGATTAGCCGCAAACTGTACTGGTGCGATCGGGAAGGCATGAAAGTCATGCGGGCAAACCTCGACGGCTCCGATGTCGAAGTTCTGGTTTCGACGGGCAAGACGGAAGACGATCGGATGGACCAAAAGAGGTGGTGCGTCGGTATTGCCGTGGATGAGCAACGAGGGTTCTTTTACTGGTCGCAAAAAGGACCATCCAAAGGCAACCAAGGACGAATCTTCCGGGCGCCAATTCATACACCCcaagaagaaagggaaaagcTGACCGAGGTGGTGTTCGAAAATCTGCCCGAGCCTATCGACCTTGAAATGGACGAAGAACGTGGCGAACTATACTGGACGGATCGTGGAGACCCTCCATCTGGAAACTCGCTGAACCGGGCGGCCGTATATGTTGGAGGTCAGCACCACATATTGGCTATCAGATTGCACGAGACAATTGGATTGTCTCTGGATACGAAGGCGGGCGCTGCGTACGTGACGGATCTATCTGGAGGCGTCTACTCTATTGATGTGCAGACACGGAAGAAGAGTGTTTTGTTTACGGAGTTGGGTGACATTACGGGTATCGCCTTGGTATAG
- a CDS encoding Putative 3-hydroxyacyl-CoA dehydrogenase, 6-phosphogluconate dehydrogenase-like domain superfamily, which yields MRDIRNVAIIGCGSIGASWAALFLAQGLEVTAFDINPAAEVFLRNLVTDALPVLSSLGLVKNANAHASGIRFTTNMTEALADADFVQENGPEKLDFKRKLFNDMAAIVRPDTIIATSSSGLTCSSIQEGMHATSHPERCVVGHPFNPPHLIPLVEVVAGNATSPDTVSSTMQFYENMGKKAVHVKKEVVGHVANRLQAALMREVMYLLQEDVANVEDIDKAMSYGPGLRWGVMGPSLLFHLGGGEGGVEYMADHLLAPLMSWYAPKDPEVTDELKQKWVSGTMQAVDDREYRQLARQRDEELVRLLNVRKEWDSFAVESKK from the coding sequence ATGCGCGATATTCGCAACGTCGCCATTATTGGCTGTGGCTCCATCGGGGCCTCTTGGGCTGCTCTGTTCCTTGCCCAAGGCCTCGAAGTCACCGCGTTTGACATCAATCCGGCTGCCGAGGTCTTCCTCCGCAACCTTGTAACCGACGCATTGCCCGTACTTTCATCGCTCGGCTTGGTCAAAAACGCCAATGCACATGCATCAGGGATACGTTTCACCACCAACATGACCGAAGCTCTTGCCGATGCAGATTTCGTGCAAGAGAATGGTCCGGAAAAGCTTGACTTCAAGCGCAAACTCTTCAACGACATGGCCGCCATTGTACGCCCCGATACAATCATCGCGACAAGCAGCAGTGGCTTGACTTGTTCAAGTATCCAAGAGGGCATGCATGCGACGAGCCATCCGGAACGttgcgtcgtcggccaccCTTTCAACCCTCCACATCTCATTCCGCTTGTTGAGGTGGTAGCCGGGAACGCAACATCACCGGACACCGTCAGCTCCACGATGCAGTTCTACGAAAACATGGGAAAGAAGGCAGTCCACGTGAAGAAAGAAGTTGTCGGCCATGTCGCAAACCGTCTTCAAGCTGCTTTGATGCGAGAGGTTATGTATCTACTGCAGGAGGACGTGGCCAATGTCGAGGACATTGACAAGGCGATGAGTTATGGACCAGGCCTGAGATGGGGTGTCATGGGTCCGAGTCTATTGTTCCATTTGGGAggtggagaaggaggcgtCGAGTACATGGCGGATCATCTTTTGGCGCCGCTGATGTCTTGGTATGCGCCGAAAGACCCCGAGGTCACGGACGAGCTGAAGCAGAAATGGGTTTCGGGAACGATGCAAGCCGTGGATGACAGGGAGTACAGGCAGTTGGCTAGACAAcgcgacgaggagctcgtgAGGCTGTTAAATGTCCGCAAAGAGTGGGACAGTTTTGCAGTAGAATCTAAGAAATAA
- a CDS encoding Putative CoA-transferase family III: MASEKIPDIYGPGTFTDKTFTPVPEDTQRIFRLIASQTPGFTQDERLLSKVKFTGEDYPVIPGPIKAVSVAAALHAMTGVLADEILAIRGENNDERQITVNTTHAAFWFGCIATAFLDGVDVVTMVKQGKLKGLLPDWEQGWTDTPLKYRTTGLYPTSDPEVWYSLHGSMNADPVLRSIGVDPSAPIKSNDEAAAHIAQHTAKLSPEKMEMTNLLNGFCGSICFTPKQWRESEMGRSLGRHPLVNVKKQDQSIPTAPVGFPPMNPNDKRPLAGVKVVEMTRVIAGPEIGTILAAYGADVIRINPPHLPDINIMQLSLNAGKRTIAIDLRKEKDAALLKSLVYECDVFIQGFRINKMPKFGLGLNDVLKMAGERGRGIVYVSENCYGPDGYYAERPGWQQIADAAAGSAYVTGQSLNLPNNEAVLPSLPISDMSTGVLGAVGAMLGLKRRALEGGSYYSHASLTGVNAYALTEDVGLYPKSTVEECKQRFQWGEMRGAHHVLDLLVTVWNGWTKVLGDYLKPEGDWFQSFDGSAFDKKRLTILRPVVRFEGESESTPEWKSPSVPYAYEKAESVKFL, encoded by the coding sequence ATGGCATCAGAAAAGATCCCTGACATTTACGGACCGGGCACCTTCACGGACAAGACATTTACGCCGGTACCTGAAGACACTCAGCGAATCTTCCGTCTCATAGCAAGTCAAACTCCCGGTTTCACGCAAGATGAGCGCCTGCTCTCCAAAGTCAAATTCACCGGAGAGGATTACCCTGTCATTCCTGGCCCCATCAAGGCCGTCTctgttgccgccgccctccatgCAATGACTGGCgttctcgccgacgagattCTGGCCATTCGCGGCGAAAACAACGATGAGCGACAAATCACTGTCAACACCACACATGCAGCATTCTGGTTCGGCTGCATCGCGACCGCTTTTCTCGACGGTGTTGATGTAGTCACCATGGTCAAGCAGGGCAAGCTCAAGGGTCTTCTTCCTGACTGGGAGCAAGGCTGGACGGACACACCTCTCAAGTACCGGACAACTGGGCTGTACCCGACCAGCGACCCTGAAGTCTGGTATTCTCTACACGGCAGCATGAATGCTGACCCGGTCTTACGCtccatcggcgtcgaccccTCGGCCCCGATCAAGTCCAATGACGAGGCCGCTGCGCACATTGCGCAGCACACTGCTAAACTGAGCCCCGAGAAGATGGAAATGACCAATCTACTCAACGGCTTCTGTGGCAGCATCTGCTTTACCCCGAAACAGTGGCGCGAGTCCGAAATGGGCCGTTCTCTGGGCAGACACCCTCTGGTCAATGTCAAGAAGCAAGACCAGTCCATCCCTACCGCGCCCGTCGGTTTCCCACCTATGAACCCCAACGACAAGCGGCCTTTGGCAGGtgtcaaggtcgtcgagatgACCCGCGTGATTGCCGGTCCAGAGATCGGAACCATTTTGGCGGCAtacggcgccgacgtcatCCGCATCAACCCTCCTCATTTGCCCGATATCAACATCATGCAACTTTCCCTCAACGCCGGCAAGCGTACAATTGCCATCGATCTCCGGAAAGAGAAGGACGCTGCCCTGTTGAAGTCGCTCGTGTATGAGTGCGACGTCTTCATCCAAGGCTTCCGCATCAACAAGATGCCCAAGTTTGGTCTTGGGTTGAACGATGTCCTCAAGATGGCTGGCGAGCGTGGTCGGGGCATCGTTTACGTGAGCGAGAACTGCTACGGCCCCGACGGATACTACGCCGAGCGACCCGGCTGGCAGCAAATCGCtgatgccgctgccggaTCTGCCTACGTCACCGGACAGTCGCTGAACTTGCCCAACAATGAGGCTGTTCTCCCTAGCTTGCCCATTTCGGACATGTCGACTGGAGTTTTGGGCGCAGTCGGCGCCATGCTTGGCCTGAAGCGACGCGCTCTTGAGGGAGGGAGCTATTACTCGCACGCCAGTCTGACTGGCGTGAACGCCTACGCTCTCACTGAAGACGTCGGTCTATACCCCAAGAGCACGGTGGAGGAATGCAAGCAGCGATTCCAATGGGGTGAGATGAGGGGAGCTCATCATGTTCTGGACCTCCTTGTAACCGTCTGGAATGGTTGGACCAAGGTCCTTGGTGATTACTTGAAGCCGGAAGGGGATTGGTTCCAGAGCTTTGATGGTAGCGCATTTGACAAAAAGCGATTGACCATCTTGAGACCCGTGGTTAGGTTTGAGGGAGAGTCGGAGTCAACCCCTGAGTGGAAGAGCCCGAGTGTGCCGTACGCATACGAGAAGGCGGAGTCTGTTAAGTTTTTGTAA
- a CDS encoding Putative zn(2)Cys(6) fungal-type DNA-binding domain, fungal transcription factor: MSMNIGMARGSRAVRKDPACGTCRKKCRKCDRTRPICNRCKLKGLLCEGYPPRFQFCDSTSADAAIGARAQESEGRSLPSTREPVHISNQKSPASAQDLASSDSPSHERLSPQTLLRDPSLTSPQEPLIDVPSPATITSYPVDEVLLTNDSQRLLIYFDLDLSPHLTIAVDGMENPFRVHVLPLAYQHTGVLHAVLGLSACHLHLSSSGAARVEMATALQHRVAALNVLAILLGKEEVHGLTAAEDEAVLAIVLLLVLHDICELGISSHAIHLTGVSFLCGRVASSSAASKRSRATMFFLSALSWLDVVRGFSGAEKLTYSEDVRRCILDTMSPHAGLHILVGCPPAIFYRIGLVIAAAKRHLEGSLAVAEFQTILENAEAFLRGIDLEAIEYPTQHPEWKQLAEAYRHACLLRTMRWPDTFSIPCEDGRIRESVTAIFDCCANVPMGSSFYKRLLFPLFLAASDTSISYETHYASLCIDEIRRSTGFRHAAMMEVLEGVWEERKRKTRGWTNVPWMEFTCSESMKQQHAYLFF; the protein is encoded by the exons ATGTCCATGAATATTGGCATGGCAAGGGGGTCCCGAGCTGTGAGAAAAG ACCCAGCCTGTGGAACTTGCCGAAAGAAGTGCCGCAAGTGCGATCGTACTCGTCCCATCTGCAACAGATGCAAGTTGAAGGGTCTCCTTTGCGAGGGTTATCCTCCACGTTTTCAATTTTGCGACTCAACGTCCGCGGATGCAGCCATTGGAGCAAGGGCACAAGAATCCGAGGGCCGTTCGTTGCCATCAACACGCGAACCTGTTCACATTTCAAATCAGAAGTCACCAGCATCGGCCCAAGATCTAGCATCGTCTGATTCCCCAAGCCATGAACGTCTTTCGCCACAAACTCTGTTGCGTGATCCATCTTTGACTTCCCCTCAGGAGCCCTTGATCGATGTTCCATCACCAGCAACAATTACTAGCTACCCTGTCGACGAGGTGCTTCTTACAAACGACAGTCAACGACTGCTCATCTACT TCGACTTGGACTTGAGTCCTCATCTGACGATCGCAGTCGATGGCATGGAAAATCCTTTCCGAGTACATGTATTGCCGCTGGCCTATCAACACACGGGCGTACTCCATGCTGTTCTCGGACTGTCCGCGTGCCACTTGCACCTGTCGTCGTCAGGCGCTGCTCGGGTTGAGATGGCGACTGCCTTACAGCATCGAGTTGCTGCGTTAAATGTCCTTGCTATACTTCTGGGCAAGGAAGAAGTTCATGGACTGACcgctgccgaagacgaggcggTGCTTGCTATCGTTTTGCTGTTAGTCCTTCACGAC ATTTGCGAACTGGGGATATCCTCTCACGCCATCCATCTTACTGGAGTTTCGTTTCTCTGCGGAAGAGTTGCTTCGTCCtccgcggcgtcgaagcGGTCTAGAGCAACTATGTTCTTTCTTTCGGCCCTTTCCTG GCTGGATGTAGTAAGAGGTTTCAGCGGTGCTGAAAAGCTTACCTACTCAGAGGATGTTCGAAGATGTATTTTGGACACCATGAGCCCACACGCTGGGTTACATATCTTGGTCGGCTGTCCGCCAGCCATCTTCTACCGCATTGGACTTGTCATCGCAGCAGCAAAGCGTCATTTGGAGGGAAGCTTGGCTGTCGCCGAGTTCCAAACCATTTTGGAAAACGCAGAAGCCTTTCTACGTGGGATCGATTTGGAAGCAATTGAGTACCCAACCCAGCACCCCGAATGGAAGCAGCTCGCAGAAGCATATCGACATGCTTGTCTTCTGAGGACTATGCGTTGGCCAGACACATTCTCCATACCTTGCGAAGACGGGAGAATCAGAGAATCGGTTACAGCCATATTTGACTGCTGTGCTAATGTGCCAATGGGCTCGTCGTTCTACAAGCGGTTACTATTTCCACTGTTCCTCGCTGCATCCGACACGTCGATAAGCTATGAAACACATTACGCCAGCCTATGCATTGACGAGATACGACGGTCCACAGGGTTCCGACATGCAGCAATGATGGAGGTTCTTGAAGGTGTatgggaagagagaaaacgGAAGACTCGAGGGTGGACGAACGTTCCTTGGATGGAATTC ACCTGCTCCGAGAGTATGAAACAACAACATGCATATCTGTTCTTCTGA